From Corynebacterium sp. BD556, the proteins below share one genomic window:
- a CDS encoding DciA family protein, giving the protein MGYLALSDLIKQTFDNVRATARKRGGKVPDLSSQGRSVIPRRSAVTSVGQASKAASISVPGLDLDFSPERRWHGLGKPTGPDGRPLRRGYQIKAFGALVRREIQQRDWTENMAYGWVMGNWSVLVGEKIAQHTTVEMIKEGEVFISCDQTAWATQLKYMQSTVLAEIAKKIGPDVITKLHVFPPKTKSWRYGPLHVKGRGPRDTYG; this is encoded by the coding sequence ATGGGGTATCTCGCCTTGAGTGACCTCATCAAGCAGACCTTCGATAACGTCCGCGCCACGGCCAGAAAACGTGGAGGAAAGGTGCCCGACCTGTCCAGCCAGGGCCGCAGCGTTATCCCCAGGCGAAGTGCGGTGACGTCTGTGGGACAGGCAAGCAAGGCGGCGTCGATAAGCGTGCCCGGCCTCGACCTTGACTTTAGCCCAGAGCGGCGCTGGCACGGCCTCGGAAAACCCACCGGCCCCGATGGGCGCCCGCTGCGGCGCGGCTACCAAATCAAGGCTTTCGGTGCGTTGGTGCGCCGCGAAATCCAGCAACGCGACTGGACTGAAAACATGGCCTACGGCTGGGTGATGGGCAACTGGTCAGTTCTCGTCGGTGAGAAGATCGCGCAGCACACCACAGTGGAAATGATCAAAGAGGGAGAAGTTTTTATTTCCTGCGACCAGACCGCCTGGGCGACGCAACTCAAATATATGCAGAGCACCGTGCTGGCTGAGATAGCAAAGAAAATTGGGCCCGATGTGATTACTAAGCTGCATGTTTTCCCGCCAAAGACGAAAAGCTGGCGCTATGGGCCGTTGCACGTCAAAGGCCGGGGACCACGCGACACCTACGGCTAA
- the gyrB gene encoding DNA topoisomerase (ATP-hydrolyzing) subunit B yields the protein MATNEPHYDASSITILEGLEAVRKRPGMYIGSTGSRGLHHLVWEVVDNSVDEAMAGYADQIDVTLLADGGVQVVDNGRGIPVEMHPSGAPTVQVVMTQLHAGGKFDSDSYAVSGGLHGVGISVVNALSTRVEADIKRDGKHWAQRFANAVPEELEEGGNARGTGTTIRFWPDAEIFETVEFDYDIISRRLQEMAFLNKGLTITLKDERVTDEELELEAIVEEGDTAALVEGDSFDDSVVTEDEDDSAEVAPAVKKKREKKVTYHYPNGLIDYVEHLNRSKTAIHPSVIGFEAKGQDHEAEVAMQWNGGFKESVHTFANTINTHEGGTHEEGFRAALTTLMNRYAREHRLLKDKEPNLTGDDCREGIAAIVSVRVGEPQFEGQTKTKLGNTEIKGFVQRVVNEHLADWFDANPAEAKVIINKAVASSQARQAARKARDLVRRKSANDMGGLPGKLADCRSKDPKQSELFIVEGDSAGGSAKQGRDSMYQAILPLRGKILNVEKARMDRVLKNAEVQAIITALGTGIHDEFDLSKLRYHKIVLMADADVDGQHIATLLLTLLFRFMPELIEHGHVFLANPPLYKLKWAKGEPGFAFSDTERDKELEKGLAAGRKINTDDGIQRYKGLGEMNAGELWETTLDPEFRILRQVTLEDAQRADELFSILMGDDVAARRSFITRKAKDVRFLDI from the coding sequence GTGGCTACCAATGAACCGCACTATGATGCGTCATCGATCACTATTCTCGAGGGGCTCGAGGCCGTTCGCAAACGCCCAGGCATGTATATCGGTTCCACCGGTTCGCGCGGGCTGCACCATCTCGTGTGGGAGGTCGTCGATAACTCTGTCGACGAGGCGATGGCAGGATACGCCGACCAGATTGATGTGACGCTGCTTGCCGACGGCGGAGTGCAGGTCGTGGACAATGGCCGCGGCATCCCCGTCGAGATGCACCCCTCCGGGGCACCAACGGTCCAAGTGGTCATGACCCAACTGCACGCCGGCGGCAAATTCGACTCCGACTCCTATGCTGTCTCCGGCGGCCTCCACGGTGTGGGTATTTCCGTGGTCAATGCTTTGTCCACCCGTGTTGAGGCCGACATCAAGCGTGACGGTAAACACTGGGCGCAGCGCTTTGCCAACGCCGTCCCGGAGGAGCTTGAAGAGGGCGGCAACGCCCGCGGAACCGGCACGACGATCCGTTTTTGGCCGGATGCTGAAATTTTCGAAACGGTCGAGTTTGACTACGACATCATCTCGCGGCGTCTCCAGGAGATGGCCTTTTTGAATAAAGGGCTCACCATCACCTTGAAGGACGAGCGTGTCACCGATGAGGAACTTGAACTTGAGGCAATTGTTGAGGAAGGCGACACCGCAGCTCTAGTAGAAGGTGACTCCTTCGATGACAGCGTTGTCACCGAAGATGAAGATGACAGTGCTGAAGTCGCCCCAGCGGTGAAGAAGAAGCGGGAAAAGAAAGTTACCTACCATTATCCGAATGGTTTGATTGACTACGTCGAGCACCTGAATAGGTCCAAAACGGCGATTCATCCTTCCGTCATTGGTTTCGAAGCTAAGGGCCAAGACCACGAAGCTGAGGTGGCCATGCAGTGGAACGGCGGGTTTAAAGAATCCGTCCACACCTTTGCCAACACCATCAACACCCACGAGGGCGGCACCCACGAGGAAGGGTTCCGTGCGGCGCTGACCACCTTGATGAATCGCTACGCCCGCGAGCACCGACTGCTCAAAGACAAAGAACCGAACCTTACCGGCGATGATTGCCGCGAAGGTATTGCCGCTATCGTTTCCGTGCGTGTTGGCGAGCCGCAGTTCGAGGGCCAGACCAAAACCAAGCTCGGCAACACCGAAATCAAAGGTTTTGTCCAGCGCGTCGTCAATGAGCATCTCGCTGACTGGTTCGACGCGAATCCGGCAGAGGCGAAGGTGATCATCAACAAGGCGGTTGCTTCTTCGCAGGCCCGTCAGGCGGCCCGTAAGGCGCGCGACCTGGTGCGTCGCAAGTCCGCCAATGACATGGGAGGCCTTCCCGGCAAGTTAGCTGACTGCCGTTCAAAAGATCCGAAGCAATCCGAGCTGTTCATCGTGGAGGGTGACTCCGCGGGTGGTTCCGCCAAGCAGGGCCGAGACTCGATGTATCAGGCGATTTTGCCGTTGCGCGGAAAGATTCTCAACGTGGAGAAGGCGCGCATGGACCGCGTGTTGAAAAACGCTGAGGTTCAGGCGATCATTACCGCTCTCGGTACTGGCATCCATGACGAGTTTGATTTGTCGAAGCTGCGCTATCACAAAATCGTCCTCATGGCCGATGCTGATGTTGATGGCCAGCACATTGCCACCTTGTTGTTGACCCTGCTTTTCCGCTTCATGCCGGAATTGATCGAACATGGTCACGTCTTTTTGGCTAATCCGCCGTTATACAAGCTCAAGTGGGCTAAGGGTGAGCCAGGTTTCGCCTTTTCAGATACTGAGCGTGACAAGGAACTTGAAAAGGGTTTGGCCGCGGGACGCAAGATCAACACTGATGACGGCATCCAGCGTTACAAGGGCCTCGGGGAAATGAACGCGGGTGAGTTGTGGGAGACGACGCTGGACCCTGAGTTTCGTATTTTGCGCCAGGTCACTCTTGAGGATGCGCAGCGGGCCGACGAGTTGTTCTCTATTTTGATGGGTGACGATGTCGCCGCGCGCCGCTCTTTCATCACCCGCAAGGCGAAGGATGTCCGTTTCCTGGATATTTAG
- a CDS encoding IS1249 family transposase yields MSKNRPRCPICAGQMKKNGTTSKGTTRWRCKDPNCGSSTTRTRTDRTQARDFKAFVSYATSTATLSELAQQQGVSRWTLDRRFKPFWLIDIPNDGDPQRVYDQIFIDGTYTAAGCLLVAASHDHVIAWHWTKHETAHAYTQLLRKIAEPLCVVLDGGQGALTAIKACWPNAMIQRCLVHAQRVIRHYTTSRPRTDAGKAIYALALKLTRITTLDQARDWTLRLHDFGQVFTAFLNEKTLVPKERRTLNNQWEWTHLRVRKAYNSLLHLSRKGWLFTYLQPPPNALELQRWASTTNSLEGGVNAQLKRIADAHRGRSGERQRRMLEWYLHSKTQLPDDPLKIARQCNFGQDQLAKVNDLVEEDHNKADQETGRPAFYDNAIPTEYEHSIGIRKGPMK; encoded by the coding sequence GTGAGTAAAAACAGACCACGATGCCCGATATGCGCTGGGCAAATGAAGAAAAACGGAACCACTTCTAAAGGCACAACCAGGTGGCGATGCAAGGACCCGAACTGCGGCAGTTCCACGACACGAACCCGCACCGACCGCACGCAGGCCCGCGACTTTAAAGCCTTCGTCTCTTATGCCACCTCCACGGCAACGTTGTCTGAACTCGCCCAGCAACAAGGGGTAAGCCGTTGGACACTTGACCGCCGATTCAAACCGTTCTGGCTCATCGACATCCCCAACGACGGTGACCCACAGCGCGTCTACGACCAGATCTTCATCGACGGCACCTACACCGCCGCCGGATGCTTGCTCGTCGCAGCCAGCCACGACCACGTCATCGCATGGCACTGGACCAAACACGAAACCGCCCACGCCTACACGCAGCTACTCCGCAAAATCGCTGAGCCGCTCTGCGTCGTCCTCGACGGCGGACAAGGCGCACTTACTGCGATTAAAGCCTGCTGGCCGAACGCGATGATCCAACGATGCCTCGTCCATGCGCAACGCGTCATCCGCCACTACACCACATCACGACCACGCACCGACGCCGGCAAAGCCATCTACGCCCTGGCGTTGAAATTGACCCGTATCACCACCTTGGACCAAGCACGCGACTGGACACTACGCCTGCACGACTTCGGACAGGTATTCACAGCATTCCTCAATGAGAAAACGCTCGTGCCAAAAGAGCGCCGCACACTCAACAACCAGTGGGAATGGACCCATCTGCGAGTTCGCAAGGCATACAACTCCCTGCTGCACCTCTCACGGAAAGGATGGCTGTTTACCTACCTGCAGCCACCACCGAATGCGCTTGAGCTTCAACGCTGGGCTTCAACGACAAACAGTCTGGAAGGCGGCGTCAACGCCCAGCTCAAACGCATCGCCGACGCGCATCGCGGCAGGTCCGGGGAACGCCAACGCAGAATGCTCGAGTGGTACCTGCACTCGAAAACGCAACTGCCTGACGACCCATTAAAGATCGCCAGGCAGTGCAATTTCGGCCAAGATCAACTCGCCAAAGTCAACGATCTTGTCGAAGAAGACCACAACAAAGCCGACCAGGAAACAGGCCGACCAGCCTTCTACGACAACGCTATCCCAACCGAGTACGAACACTCGATAGGAATCAGAAAAGGCCCCATGAAGTAA
- the gyrA gene encoding DNA gyrase subunit A, giving the protein MSDDTLGGDGYDRIQPIDINEEMQTSYIDYAMSVIVGRALPEVRDGMKPVHRRVIYAMYDAGFRPERSYVKSVKAVGETMSNYHPHGDSAIYDTLVRMAQPWAMRYPLVDGQGNFGSPGNDGPAAMRYTECKLTPIAMEMVRDIRENAVNFSPNFDSKTKEPDVLPSRVPNLLMNGSGGIAVGMATNIPPHNLRELAEAIYWILDNHEADEKTTLDAVMERIKGPDFPTAGLIVGDQGIKDAYTTGRGSIRMRGVTEIEEVGNRRSIVITELPYQVNPDNFISNIADQINNGKMTGVSRIDDESSDRVGMRIVIVLRRDAVPRVVLNNLYKHSQLETNFSANMLSIVDGVPRTLRLDQMLRYYVKHQIDVIVRRTQFRLEDAEKKAHILRGLAKALDMLDEVIALIRRSPTVEEARVGLIELLDVDEIQADAILAMQLRRLAALERQKIIDDLAAIEAQIADFKDILAKPERQRAIVADELQEIVAKYGDERRTQLVAATGDVTEEDLIARENVVVTITATGYAKRTKVDAYKSQKRGGKGVRGAELKQDDVVKNFFICSTHDWILFFTNFGRVYRLKAYELPEAGRTARGQHVANLLEFQPEEKIAQIIQIQSYEDAPYLVLATREGRVKKSRLTDYESARSAGLIAINLNEGDALIGAVLASEEEDILLVSEQGQAIRFTADDEQLRPMGRATAGVKGMRFRGDDQLLTMTVVRGDEYLLVATSGGYGKRTAIAEYNAQGRGGMGVMTFKYTPKRGKLIGAVAVEEEDQIFAITSAGGVIRTEVNQIRPSSRATMGVRLVDLAEDVELLAIDKNVEDEGEEEATAVAKGEKTLEQAMEVTSSAPTSGAAEDDEE; this is encoded by the coding sequence ATGAGTGACGACACCCTCGGCGGTGACGGCTACGACCGCATCCAACCCATTGACATCAATGAGGAGATGCAGACAAGCTACATCGATTACGCAATGAGCGTGATCGTCGGCCGCGCACTGCCCGAAGTCCGCGACGGCATGAAACCCGTACACCGCCGCGTCATTTACGCGATGTACGACGCCGGGTTCCGCCCCGAACGCTCCTACGTCAAAAGCGTGAAGGCCGTCGGTGAGACGATGAGCAACTACCACCCACACGGCGACTCGGCGATCTACGACACCCTCGTGCGCATGGCCCAGCCGTGGGCGATGCGTTACCCGCTCGTTGATGGTCAGGGAAACTTCGGCTCCCCAGGCAACGACGGCCCTGCCGCCATGCGCTACACAGAGTGCAAGCTCACCCCGATCGCGATGGAGATGGTCCGCGACATCCGCGAAAACGCCGTCAACTTCTCCCCGAACTTCGACTCCAAAACGAAAGAGCCGGACGTTTTGCCCTCGCGGGTGCCGAACCTTTTGATGAACGGCTCCGGCGGCATCGCCGTCGGCATGGCCACCAACATCCCCCCGCACAACCTGCGCGAGCTGGCCGAAGCGATCTACTGGATCCTGGACAACCACGAAGCCGACGAGAAAACCACCCTCGACGCGGTCATGGAGCGCATCAAAGGACCGGATTTCCCCACGGCGGGCCTCATCGTCGGTGACCAAGGAATCAAAGACGCCTACACCACGGGCCGCGGCTCCATCCGCATGCGCGGCGTCACCGAGATCGAAGAAGTAGGCAACCGCCGAAGCATTGTCATCACCGAGCTGCCGTATCAGGTCAACCCAGACAATTTCATTTCTAATATCGCGGACCAGATCAACAACGGCAAGATGACGGGTGTCTCGCGCATCGACGACGAATCATCCGACCGCGTCGGCATGCGTATCGTGATCGTCTTGCGCCGTGACGCCGTCCCGCGCGTGGTGCTCAACAATCTGTATAAGCACTCCCAGCTTGAGACGAATTTCTCGGCCAACATGCTCTCAATTGTCGACGGCGTGCCCCGCACCCTGCGCCTCGATCAGATGCTGCGCTACTACGTCAAACATCAAATCGACGTCATTGTGCGCCGCACCCAGTTCCGCCTCGAAGACGCCGAGAAGAAGGCCCACATTCTGCGCGGCCTAGCCAAAGCCCTCGACATGCTCGACGAGGTCATCGCGCTAATTCGCCGTTCCCCGACGGTCGAGGAAGCGCGCGTCGGCCTGATCGAGCTTCTCGACGTCGACGAGATCCAAGCCGACGCCATCCTCGCCATGCAGTTGCGTCGGTTGGCTGCCCTTGAGCGCCAGAAAATCATCGACGATCTGGCAGCCATCGAAGCCCAGATTGCCGACTTCAAGGACATCTTGGCCAAACCGGAGCGCCAACGCGCGATTGTGGCAGACGAGTTGCAAGAAATCGTCGCCAAGTACGGCGATGAACGCCGCACCCAGCTTGTCGCCGCCACCGGCGATGTCACCGAAGAAGACCTCATCGCCCGCGAAAACGTCGTGGTCACCATCACCGCCACCGGTTACGCGAAACGCACCAAGGTCGACGCCTACAAATCGCAAAAACGCGGCGGCAAGGGCGTTCGCGGCGCCGAGTTGAAACAAGACGACGTGGTGAAGAACTTCTTCATCTGCTCCACCCACGACTGGATCCTCTTTTTCACCAACTTCGGCCGCGTCTACCGCCTCAAAGCCTACGAACTTCCCGAGGCAGGCCGCACAGCCCGCGGCCAACACGTCGCCAACCTGCTGGAGTTCCAGCCGGAAGAAAAGATCGCCCAGATCATCCAGATCCAGTCCTACGAGGACGCCCCCTACCTGGTCCTGGCGACGCGCGAAGGGCGCGTAAAGAAGTCCCGCCTGACCGACTACGAATCGGCACGCTCCGCCGGGCTCATAGCCATCAACCTTAACGAGGGAGACGCCCTGATCGGCGCCGTGCTTGCCAGCGAGGAAGAAGACATCCTCCTCGTCTCCGAACAAGGCCAAGCCATCAGATTCACCGCGGACGACGAGCAGTTGCGGCCCATGGGCCGCGCCACCGCCGGTGTGAAAGGCATGCGCTTCCGCGGCGACGACCAACTTCTCACCATGACCGTCGTGCGCGGCGACGAATATCTGCTTGTGGCAACCTCCGGCGGCTACGGCAAACGCACCGCCATCGCGGAATACAACGCCCAAGGCCGCGGCGGTATGGGCGTGATGACCTTCAAGTACACCCCGAAGCGGGGCAAACTCATCGGCGCAGTAGCTGTGGAAGAAGAAGACCAAATCTTCGCCATCACCTCTGCCGGCGGCGTGATTCGCACCGAGGTCAACCAGATCCGCCCATCTTCGCGCGCCACCATGGGCGTGCGCTTGGTCGACCTAGCCGAGGACGTCGAACTGCTCGCCATCGACAAAAACGTCGAAGACGAAGGCGAAGAAGAGGCAACCGCAGTGGCGAAGGGCGAAAAGACCCTGGAACAGGCCATGGAAGTGACCTCCTCTGCACCGACTTCTGGAGCCGCGGAAGACGACGAGGAGTAA
- a CDS encoding CopG family transcriptional regulator, producing MAMTLRLSAEEDRALVLLASAWGCSKQEAARRAVVTAAARLLDDATVTSLARQRVAEYAATESRIRQARRR from the coding sequence ATGGCTATGACACTTCGTTTGAGCGCCGAGGAGGACAGGGCGCTTGTCTTGCTGGCCTCTGCATGGGGGTGTTCGAAACAGGAGGCTGCGCGTCGGGCAGTTGTCACCGCTGCCGCGCGCTTGCTTGACGACGCCACCGTGACCTCCCTGGCCCGCCAGCGCGTCGCCGAATACGCCGCCACTGAGTCCCGCATCCGTCAGGCGCGTCGCCGATGA
- a CDS encoding alpha/beta fold hydrolase, which yields MLESVIDLPDGSQSTVLVFRALVDAPSTKPLVVIWPGFGMGARYFKPIASWLSEQGFPAVIGELRGQGSSTAVASRAQQWGYHSMATEDYPLTISAAKKALGLEPSHPVVFLAHSMGGQIGILYLTTADVEANNVRGMMGVGAGSPYWRGFDGAQRLKIRTGVTFMGAFSRVFGYWPGGRFDIAGYGRQSGWHLGEWARFSRTNSLDHVRGDDYATRLQAVSTPILLTRFNNDEDCPIASAQNLAQHVPAAHPVVEELKGDLGHNRWAREPEITGRRLIAFCEGI from the coding sequence ATGCTCGAATCTGTCATTGATCTGCCGGATGGCTCGCAGAGCACAGTGCTGGTGTTTCGCGCGCTTGTCGACGCACCTAGCACCAAACCCCTCGTTGTTATTTGGCCCGGCTTCGGTATGGGGGCGCGCTACTTCAAGCCGATCGCCTCGTGGCTGTCCGAGCAGGGCTTTCCCGCGGTGATTGGTGAATTGCGCGGCCAAGGATCCAGCACTGCCGTTGCCTCTCGTGCCCAGCAGTGGGGTTATCACTCTATGGCCACCGAGGATTATCCCTTGACTATTTCGGCGGCGAAGAAAGCTTTGGGCCTTGAGCCTTCGCACCCGGTGGTGTTTTTGGCTCATTCCATGGGGGGCCAAATCGGGATTCTTTACCTCACCACCGCTGATGTGGAGGCAAATAATGTCCGCGGCATGATGGGTGTTGGTGCTGGCAGCCCATATTGGCGGGGTTTCGACGGTGCCCAGCGCCTCAAAATCCGCACCGGCGTGACCTTTATGGGTGCTTTCAGCCGTGTTTTTGGTTATTGGCCGGGCGGGCGTTTTGACATCGCCGGCTACGGGCGCCAATCCGGTTGGCACTTGGGAGAGTGGGCGCGTTTTTCGCGCACCAATTCGCTCGACCACGTGCGCGGAGATGATTACGCCACACGTTTGCAGGCGGTGAGCACTCCGATTTTGCTCACCCGCTTTAACAATGATGAGGATTGTCCTATCGCCTCGGCGCAGAATTTGGCGCAGCACGTGCCGGCCGCGCACCCGGTGGTGGAGGAACTGAAGGGAGATCTTGGCCATAATCGGTGGGCGCGGGAGCCGGAGATAACAGGCCGTAGACTCATCGCATTTTGCGAAGGTATTTAG
- a CDS encoding TetR family transcriptional regulator — MKPLSPEQLLAIADEICGVYKVRIRSFGALAACAAVPGARIHGVAVFDSPLAAGTELGEAIIKLEPLTAANDVLAKVASEVYRDWVQVG, encoded by the coding sequence ATGAAGCCTCTCAGCCCGGAGCAGCTCCTTGCTATCGCAGATGAGATTTGCGGCGTTTACAAGGTTCGGATCCGCTCCTTCGGCGCGCTCGCGGCGTGCGCAGCGGTGCCTGGGGCGAGGATTCACGGCGTGGCGGTCTTCGACTCCCCGCTGGCGGCGGGAACTGAGTTGGGTGAGGCAATCATCAAACTTGAACCGCTGACGGCGGCGAATGACGTGCTTGCAAAGGTCGCCAGCGAGGTCTATCGGGATTGGGTGCAGGTGGGTTAA
- a CDS encoding DUF3566 domain-containing protein, with amino-acid sequence MAARKVTITYLGPVSVFKVASILAVLGFIVWMIAATIVYYGLESAGIIDSINSLIGGVGGSQIVDFPLLISAAALFGLVGVVFISVIAPLTAIIYNAVADLVGGLTIRMSNRQR; translated from the coding sequence ATGGCAGCACGGAAAGTCACCATCACCTACCTGGGGCCTGTCTCGGTGTTTAAGGTGGCGTCGATCCTGGCGGTGCTGGGATTCATCGTCTGGATGATCGCGGCAACGATTGTCTACTACGGGCTGGAATCCGCCGGGATCATCGACTCCATTAACTCGCTCATCGGCGGTGTCGGAGGCAGCCAGATCGTGGACTTCCCGCTGCTGATCTCAGCGGCGGCGCTTTTCGGTTTGGTGGGTGTGGTTTTCATCTCAGTCATCGCACCCCTGACTGCCATTATTTATAATGCAGTGGCAGACCTCGTCGGTGGACTCACAATCCGCATGTCCAACCGTCAAAGATAG
- a CDS encoding DUF6918 family protein has translation MTDLNALLNATTRPTVVSELTDLVERTIANQSGLTGMAIKSAVGVAKKADADAISKAVNTALPSIVEELSSFWQDYDPENSAGFGNYLASREKEVTEKALFLGDKNSAKAPAAIQKLYSSLRGKVGKIIAPALPELGGIIERNAR, from the coding sequence ATGACTGACCTCAACGCCCTCCTCAATGCCACTACCCGCCCGACCGTTGTCTCTGAACTGACGGATCTTGTCGAGCGCACCATCGCCAACCAATCAGGATTAACCGGCATGGCCATCAAATCGGCCGTCGGCGTCGCCAAAAAAGCAGACGCTGACGCCATATCCAAAGCCGTCAACACTGCCCTGCCGTCCATCGTGGAGGAATTGAGCTCTTTCTGGCAGGACTACGACCCGGAAAACTCCGCCGGATTCGGCAACTACCTCGCCTCCCGCGAGAAAGAAGTCACCGAGAAAGCTCTCTTTCTAGGTGACAAAAACAGCGCCAAAGCCCCCGCCGCCATCCAAAAGCTCTACTCCAGCCTCCGCGGCAAAGTGGGCAAAATCATCGCCCCGGCGCTTCCAGAACTCGGCGGCATCATCGAGCGCAACGCGCGCTAA